The sequence GAGTTGACGTCTTTGACGGAAGAGTGTGAAGTTTCATTGGAAGAAAAACGTTTGTTCCTTTCAGCGACTTCGCCCATCGTGCTCGTGAAGAGGAAACGATGGGCCTTGCCATCGATTTTGGCTCCAGAGAATCCTTGGTTGGGCGCCCTGCTTCCCACCACGCCGTTACATGTCCTTTTGCTCAAGGCGTTGGGGGTTCCGGTTGTGGCCACGAGCGGGAACTTGTCTGAAGAACCGATTTGTACCGATGAGCATGAGGCGCTGACGCGGTTGAAGGATGTTGCTGATTTTTTTCTGGTTCACAATCGAGGCATCGTCCAAGCGATGGACGACTCTGTGGCCAAAGTGGTCATGGGGCGTGTTCAGGTGTTGCGGGGAGCCCGCGGGTACGCGCCATTGAAAATTCCGTTGGAAAAAGAGGGGCCTGCTCTCTTGGCGGTGGGGGGGCATCTCAAAAATACGTTGGCCCTGATGGTGGGGCATTCAATCGTGGCCAGTCAACACCTGGGGGATTTGGATTCTGAACCGGCTTTAAAAAACTTCCAGAAAACACAAAAATTATTTTTTGATCTCTATCAATTCAATCCCCAGGTGGTGGTCTGTGACAGTCATCCGGACTATCTTTCCACTCATCAGGCCGAACAAATGAATATTCCGGTCATCAAAGTTCAGCATCATCACACTCACATTGTGTCGTGTATGGCCGAACATCGATTGGAGGGTCCTGTGCTTGGAGTTTCATGGGATGGTTCCGGCCATGGAGGGGATGGCTCCCTCTGGGGAGGTGAATTTCTTTGCGCCACCAGAAGTGGTTATGAACGCGTGGGTTTCTTTCGAAGATTTCGTTTGCCCGGTGGGGAACAAGCGGTTCATGAACCAAGGCGCGCGGCCTTGGGCGTTTTGTATGAGATCTTCGGTCGGGAAGTTTTGGCAAAAAGAGAACTCATGGGACCCCATGTTTTTTCGCAAACGGAATGGCGAACGTTGGTGTCTTTGTTAATGGGGCGGGTGAACTCGCCTCAAACCTCCAGCGTGGGCCGGCTTTTCGACGCCGTGGCTTCCATCGTCAATCTTCGTCACAAATGTTCTTTTGAGGGGCAAGCCGCCTTGGCCTTGGAGTCTGTGGCCATGCACCAACTCGCTGAACCCTATCCCTTTCTGCTTAACAAAGGAAAAGAGGGGTTATACGAGGTCGACTGGGAGCCTCTGGTCTTAAATATATTAAGTGATTTAAAAGACGGGCGACCGGTGGGCGTCCTATCCAGGCGGTTTCATCAAACGCTCGCGAAAATAATTCTTGAGGTGGCGAAGCACGTGGGTGAAAAGCGTGTGGTTTTGTCCGGTGGATGTTTTCAAAATGGTTTGTTGTTAGAGCAGGCGAGTGATTGTTTGCAAGGAGAAGGGTATGACGTTTATTGGCCAAGCCGGATCCCCCCCAATGATGGCGGACTCTCCATCGGCCAAGCCGCCATCGCCGCCAAGCTAATGTCCGGTTTAGGCATGACAGTTTAGTATGAAATCTCAATTACATGTTAATTTGCAAAGAAAACAGGTGATCATCGTCGCCCCGGCATGTCGTTTGGCCGGGGCCCAGGTGTTGTATTTTTCTCAGAATTTAATCCAATACGGTTTAAAAAAACAAAACCTGGGCCCCGTACCGTTCCACAATGATCTTGGTCGGTACGTACCGGCATTATGCAAATCAATGAATCGGTACGGCCAAGAAGCGTGCCGGGGCGACGCCCACTTTGGTTGCGGCGAAGACGCGCTATGTGTTTAGCGATTCCGGGGAAAATTGTTGAGGTGAGGGAGAGAGCCTCTTTGCTGGGACGAACGGGACGCGTGGATTTTGGTGGGATTATCAAAGAGGTCAACCTGGCCTATGTTCCGGAAGCTCAAGAAGGCGATTATGTGATTGTCCATGTCGGATTTGCGATCAGCACGGTGGACCCCGTCGAAGCCGCGCGCGTGTTCGAATACTTAAAGCAAATGGACGAATTGGGCGAACTCAACGAGCGGGAGGGAACTTGAAGTATTTGGATGAATACCGGGGGGCCGCCGCCGTTTTGACATTGGCCCATGAGATCCGTCGGATAACGACGAAACCCTGGAATCTCATGGAAGTCTGCGGCGGACAAACTCACAGCATCGTCAAATTCAGCCTTGATGAAATGATTCCCTCAAAGATTCGTTTGATCCATGGCCCCGGCTGTCCCGTCTGCGTGACTCCTCTTGAGTTGATTGATAAAGCGATTTCGATAGCGGCTCGGCCCGATGTTATTTTCTGTTCTTTTGGGGACATGTTGCGCGTTCCTGGAACATCGAAAGATCTTTTGTCAGTCAAAGCGGAGGGGGGTGATATCCGTTTTGTCTATTCGCCGATGGACGCGCTCAAAATCGCGCAGGATCGGCCTGATCGTCAGGTGGTTTTTTTCGCGGTGGGTTTTGAGACCACAGCGCCGGCCAACGCCATGGCTGTTTACCAAGCGAAAGCTTTAGGGATTCAGAATTTCTCTCTTCTGGTTTCTCACGTTTTGGTTCCGCCCGCCATGGAGACGATTTTGTCTTCACCCCAAAACCAAGTTCAAGGATTTTTAGCCGCGGGGCATGTCTGCACGGTGATGGGGACCGCTGAATATATCCCGCTCGCACAAAAATATCGGGTTCCCATTGTCGTGACGGGATTTGAACCCGTCGATATTTTAGAAGGAATCTCCATGTGCGTTCGTCAATTGGAAGAAGGGCGTTTCGAGGTCGAAAATCAATATGCCCGGTCGGTGCGCGCGGAGGGGAACCGGCCCGCCCAAGAATTGGTTCAGAAAATTTTTCAAGTGATTCCCCGGTCCTGGCGGGGCCTAGGAGAAATTCCACTCAGTGGTCTCGGTTTATCCGCTGACTATATGGAGTTTGATGCCGAACGCCGGTTTGATGTGGGCCATGTTCGAGCCAAAGAATCTCCGGACTGCATCAGCGGGTTGGTATTGCAAGGGATTAAAAAGCCGCTCGAATGCGCCGCGTTTGCAAACGCCTGTACGCCGGATCACCCTCTGGGCGCGCCCATGGTTTCGAGCGAAGGAGCCTGCGCCGCCTATTATCGATATCGCAATCGAAATGATTCGGTTGAATCGTCGCCCCGGCAATCTTTTGGCCGGGGCCCAGGTTTTCTCGTCTGTAAAAACCTGGATCCCGGCCAGAAAGCATGCCGGGATGACGGCACTAAAAAATTCACGGTTGATAGACGGTAATAGCCTTTTAACTGAATTATTCGGGGTAAACAAAACATTCTCATTTCCAAGGAGTAACATCATGAGCCTTTTAAAAGATTTCACGCTGGCGTGTCCCCTTCCTATCCATCAATATCCCAAAGTTCTCATGGCCCATGGCGGTGGAGGGCGATTGATGAACCAAATGATCGAAAAAATGTTTGCGAACGTTTTTGATAACGATTTTCTAAAGCAACGCCATGATTCGGCGGTCTTTAACGTGAACAAAGGGCGAATGGCTTTCACGACCGACTCTTTTGTTGTTAGTCCGCTCTTTTTTCCGGGGGGGGATATTGGAGAACTTGCCGTAAACGGAACGGTCAATGATTTGGCGATGAGCGGGGCTCGTCCCCTCTATTTAAGCGCGGGGTTTATTTTGGAAGAAGGGCTTCCCATGGAAACTCTATGGAAAATCATTCAATCCATGAATAAAGCTGCCAGAGAGGCCGGAGCTCAAATTATTACAGGGGACACCAAAGTGGTGGATCATGGCAAGGGAGATGGAATTTTCATCAATACCTCGGGTGTGGGCGTGATCGAACATCCAGGGTCCATCGGGCCTTCCGAGGTTCAGGGGGGAGATGTCCTAATTTTAAATGGGGATCTGGGGCGTCATGGCATGGCCATCATGGCGGTTCGGGAAGGCCTTGAATTTGAAAGCGCCATTGAGAGTGATACGGCCCCTCTCTCCGGTTTGGTGTTGGAATTGTTGTCCCAGGGGGTTTCTCTTCACTGCCTGCGCGACCTCACACGGGGCGGGTTGGCCAGCGCCTTAAATGAGATTGCCACCGCTTCGGGCTTGTCTTTGATGTTGGAGCAGTCCGCCATTCCTGTCCGAGAAGATGTGAGGGCGGCCTGCGAAATGTTGGGATTGGATCCTCTCTACGTCGCCAATGAAGGCCGTTTCGTCGCTTTTGTACCCGCCGCTCAAGTTGACCAAACCTTGAAAATTATGCGCGCTCACCCGCAAGGACAGGGGGCCTGTGTGGTGGGACAAGTCACCCCCCAACCCGGTTCACTCGTCACACTTAAAAGTCCGCTCGGTCTCTCTCGCATTGTAGATATGCTCAGCGGTGAACAGCTCCCCCGCATCTGTTGAAAAATTTGGGAACGCAGTGGTGGGCGCACCCTATGGTCAATTAGGCGACTTTTTTGATGATCATGGCGCCGCCGATGCCGCCGGCGGCGCAGGCAGTGGCGAGGCCCCATTCGGATTGGGGGTTTTGTTTTAAGGCATAAATCAGATTGAGCAGGATGCGCGTGCCCGTGGCGGCCAGCGGGTGGCCCAAGGCAATACTTCCGCCATGGGGGTTGAGCATCTTTTGCTCCCATAGTTTTTGCCAGTCCTGATTGAATTGTTTTTTTCCGACATGAAAAATGGAAAGGCAGGTGGCCGCAAAGGCTTCATGCAGTTCAACCTGATCAATATCAGGAAACTTAAGTCCCGCTTTGTCGAGAGCGGTTTGTGTGGCGAAGGCCGGGGCGATGCCCATGTGCGCGGGGTCGATGCCGTAATAGGACCAAGAAACAATTTCACCCAAAATTTCGAGGCCCAAATCTTTGGCCATGTCTTCCGAAGTGACAATTACGGCGGCGGCCCCATCGGACCTGGCACACGAATTAAAAAGGGTCACCGTGGCGCGGGCTTGGTCGTTATAGGAAACCCCCTTGATGTGTTCTCCATATTTCTCGTAAAAATCCTTGATGGTAAAGGCTTCGCTGTTAAAGAGCACGGGCGCCTTTTTGATCATCTCGGGTTTTTGAATCAGATTTTTTCGGAGCATTACATATTCATCTTCTTCTAATAACGTTTGTCCGGTCTCCACGACGGGCATCACGTGGGTTTTGTAAAAACCCTTTATTTGTCCTTCATAGCAACGTTTAAAGGTTTCATGGGCATAATTGTCTTGCATGTCGCGGGAGATGCCAAACATTTGAGCGGCCACTTCAGCGGTGGCCGCCATGTTGAGGTGGCGGATGGGGTCGGTCAAACCTTCTTCCATGGTGTCGGTGATATTAACTTCAGGGTCATTCCACACATTGGCCCAGTTTTCCTTTAAGGCCTCAAGCGAACGCAACGATTTGGCGGATCGGGGGCCTCGGATCGCGTAAGGAAACGTGGACATGGATTCTGTGCCGCCTGCTATATACAGATCGCCTTCTCCCATGATGATATGCCGCGCAGCAGAGCTGACCGCCTCCATGCCAGAAACACAATTTTCTTGAATGGTCATCGCATGGGCTTTTTCCGGAAGGCGTCCGGCTTTAAGCGCGGCAATGCGGGCGATGTTGGGAGCATGGGACCCTTGCCCCACCCAACCAACAATGACCCCATCGACATGGCTGGGGTCCAGTTTGGAGCGTTTGATGAGTTCCCGAATTACACGGCCCATCAAATCTTCGGGAGCGATCTTGGCCAAACTTTTGGAAAGATGGCCGATAGCGGTGCGAAGTCCGGAACAGAGCACAATTTTTTTCTTGGATATATTATTCATCTGAGAATGAGCCTAACGCGGGGGCCTGTTTTTGTCAATGAAATTTCCAGCGTCAAAACGCGTCGTTTTTGAACTTCTCTCTTGAAATGGCTCGGACAGGCGACTAAACTCATCAAAACAAGACGGAAATTAGAGGAGTTTTAAACATGCCCTCATCTCAACTTTCAGATAAAGAATTGGCTGAAAAGGTCATTGCCGCAGAGAAGTCCATTCGCAGTCAAATTTCCAAGGTGATTGTTGGTCAAGATCAGATTGTCCAGGAGTTGTTGTTGTCAATTTTCGTCGAGGGGCATTGCCTGATTGTGGGTGTCCCGGGGCTGGCCAAAACACTGTTGGTTTCGACCTTGGCTAAAACATTGGATTTGGCCTTCAACCGCGTTCAATTCACGCCGGATCTCATGCCATCGGATATCACTGGAACCGAAGTCATTCAAGAAGATAAAAATACCCGAGAACGTCACTTCCGGTTCATCCAAGGGCCCATCTTCGCCAATGTGGTGCTGGCCGATGAAATCAACCGAACCCCCCCGAAAACCCAAGCGGCGCTTCTTCAGGCGATGCAAGAGCGTAAAGTGACCGTTGGGGGCGTGACCCATCTTCTGCCCGATCCTTTTTTTGTGTTGGCCACACAAAATCCAATTGAACAAGAGGGCACGTATCCTCTCCCTGAAGCCCAGTTGGACCGGTTCCTTTTTCAAATCAATATCGGTTACCCCAGCTTGGCGGAGGAAAAAGAAGTGGTCATGAAGACCACGCAGGCGGACCAAGTGGCGCCCTCGCCTGTTCTAAACGACAAAGAAATCAAAGCCATGCAATCCATTGTTCGGCGGGTGCCGGTGGCTGATTCGGTGGTCGATTACGCTGTTCGTTTGGTTCGTTCCACGCGGCCGCAAGAAGAACATTCTCCCCATATCACAAAGAAGTGGGTGGGGTGGGGAGCGGGCCCCCGGGCGTCTCAATCATTGATTTTGGCGGCCAAGGCGCGCGCTCTGCTCACAGGGCAGCTGACCCCATCGATCGAGGACGTCCGTGCGCTGGCGCATCCGGTGCTTCGTCACCGCGTGGTTCTTTCGTTCCAAGCTCAAGCTGAAAATATCTCCACCGATCAGGTTCTCAGCGAACTTCTCAAGCTTGTCTCTTCTTGATCCCCTCATCATCGCGCAACTTGGCAATTTGGAGTTGCGGGCCCGCCGAATTCTGGAAGGGACATTGTCCGGTCAACATGAAAACCGGAATCATGGTCATGCGCGGGATTTTTCCCAGCATCGTCCTTACAATCCCGGAGATGATTTAAGGTCCATCGACTGGAAAGTTTTTGGCCGCACCGATCGGTTGGTGGTCAAACAGTACGAAGAACAAACCAATATTCAAGCTTTTCTGCTGTTGGACTCCTCGAAATCAATGGCTTTTTCGCATGGCGGGCGATTGAGTAAATTGGAATACGCCAAAACCCTGGCGGCGGCCTTGGGGACGTTGGTGGTGTCCCAAACCGATTCCGTGGGGCTTTTGACCAACCATCAACACTTGGCGTTGGGAAACCAATGGGGGCATCTCAGTCGCCTCATGGCCCTTTTGGAGGAGACCCAAGCCGTCGGGGCGTGGGATATTCAGGCCATGTTGTCTCAATTGGACCGCATGAACCGAAAACGGGGATTTGTGATTTTATTTTCCGACCTTATGACCCATGAAGAGAAACTGGTGTCTTCCATCCGTCGAATTCATGCGCAACGACATGAGGTATTGGTGTTTCAAGTGCTTGACCCGGCCGAACTCACGCTTCCTTTTTCAGGTCCAATATTATTCGAGGATATGGAAACGGGCGAGAAATTGAGAACGGACCCTGAAGCCATTCGCGCCCATTATCAAGCCTGGGTGAACGCGCATTTGTTGAAGCAGGCTCATGTTTTTCGAAGCATGGGAATCGAGTATTTGCGACTCACAACAGACACTCCGTTTGATAAGGGCTTGGGCGCCTATCTCTCGTGGAGGGGAATCCATTTGTGAGTTTTCTCAATCCCATTTTCCTTTGGGTTTTGCCGGTTGTGGGGATTCCGCTGATTCTTCATTTGCTCAACAAACGGCCTCCCAAATTAATGCCGTTCAGTGATCTCGCTTGGTTAAACGAAGTTCATCGGTCCAGCATGCCAAAGAGGCGGTTGTTTGAAATTTTCCTATTGATCACCCGCATGGCGCTGTTGTTGTTTCTTGTTATGTTTTTCGCGCGTCCGATTTTTAACCGCGGATATTTCGCTTCCTCTTCTGATGAACAAGAATCAATGGTGGTCCTCTTGGATAACTCGGCTTCAATGTCCATCTCTGAATCTGGAAAAGAAGGTTTGGATTGGGCCAAAAGCCGATTACAAGAGGTGCTCCGTAAAATTCCATTGGAAGTGAAAATAGGACTGGTGGTTTTTTCCGATCAAGTGGAACAGGAGTTGGCTCCAACGGATGAACGTTCGCGTCTCACTTCTTTGATTGATGAAACAAAGGTGTCCTATCGGAAAACGGATGTGGAGCCCGCGCTTAAAATGGCGGCCGGTATGTTGGCTCATCAACCCAAAGGACGAAAAACTTTGATCATCGCCTCGGATGCCGCCCGTCATGCGTGGCACTCGATTCTTCAAAAGGGAAGTTCAGAATTGGGACTTGAGCCGGATGTGCGTTTGTTGTTGTGGGAATGCATTGATAAGGTTTCCAACAGTGGGTTTTCAGAGGCGTCAGTGGAAATGAGCGAAGAAGGTTTTCTCAATGGCCAAGCTCAGATCCACTCTCTCACCGGAAATCCAAAAGAATCCCTTTGGAGTTTTGAACTTAATAAGCAGATTGTGGCGCAAGGTCTCTGGAAGGAAGGAGGGCTTCAATTCAAGGCGCATTCGCCAAAAGGCGGATTTTACGCCGGCCAGCTTTCAAAGAGTCCCGATTCGGCCTCCTATGACGACGTCTACTATTTGGCCGGACGTTTACCCAAAGGGTTTCGCGTTTTGCTGGTGGATGGTGAGGCGGGCCTCTCCCCCGCTGATTCTGAAACCTACTACTTGCGTTCGGCCTTGGAATCACCGCGAGATCCCAGATTGGAGTCCGTCGATGTCATTCGCCCCGAATCCTTGGCGAGGGAAAATTTCGAAAATTACCATGTGATCGTTTTGGCCAATGTTCCAGAACCCTTGGAAGGTTTTCCTCGAGAGAATGAATTGCGCGCGTGGATAGAAAAGGGAGGCGGTTTATTTCTAACCGCTGGGGCCAAATGGCCCAAATCCCCGCGCGTTCCTCTTCAGTTGTTCCGTTCAACAGCGCTGATCAACAGACCTGAGAGAGGCGTTCGAATTGATTCGCAGGATTCTTTGTTTTCAAAAACACCCCGGCTCGTTGATTTCGAATGGGATCAAATTGAAGTGACGAGCCACGTCCAATTTGAGGCGGATTCGACGGCCGCGGTTTCTCTTTCTCTTAAAAATGGAGATCCGCTCTTGATTCGAAAAACGATCGGGCAAGGAACTGTATATTGCCTGACAACCTCTCTCGATCGGTCCTGGACAAATTTCCCCGCCAAACCGGTATTTTCTCCGTTCGTGAGAGAGTTGATGGCCACTTTGGCTGATCCCACCAAAACCCAGGCCGCATTGCAGGCTTGGGTGGGCGAACCTTTGAGATTACCCGTTCCCAAGGGCGTCAAAAGTGTCAGTGTTATTTCACCCACGGGAGTGGTGAGCGGCGCCAATTTAAAAAGCGATGGCTTTCTGGAGGCTTCCGCGCCGCCAGGGCCGGGTCTCTATCAGGTGAAAACCGATCAACGGTCAACTGATTTTTCATTTGCGGTCAATATTCCTCATTTGCGTCAAGAAGGAGATTTATCTCGTTTAAGTGAAAAAGAATTAAAAGATTTATTTCCTGGCCATCAAGTGGAAATGGTGTCATCAGGAAATAAAAAAGCGGATGCCTTGGTGGCCGCTTTGCTGGGCCGGGAATTGGCCACGCCGCTCCTCATTTTTTTGTTCTTGTTGTTTGTTGTTGAAACGATTTTGGGATGGAGACGAAAGAGCTCATGAAACGGTTTTTTTTGATGATGCTCCTTCTTTCAATGCCCCTGAATATTTTTTCAGGTTCAGAAAATAAATTTGTCTATGCTCAGCTCCAACATGCGGGCGCGTGGGACCCGTACCCCCACGTGCATGAACGTATTCTCCAAATGGTGAAGAGCATGACCAACATTCCATTTCAACCTGATCGGAAAGTGGTGACCTTGGGCAGCGCTCATTTGTTTGAAACCCCTTTCTTGTTGATCAAAGGCAACAGCGCTTTTCGCATTTCCAAAGAGGAGAAGATTCGGTTTAAGGAATATATCGACCGCGGCGGTTTTGTGTTTATTGATGATACCTTGGGTGATTCCAAAGGTCCCTTTGCTGAATCCATTCGCCAATTGATGGCCGAACTTTATCCAGACCGATCCTTTCAGAAAATGAGTATGGATCATGCCCTCTTTCGATCCTTTTTCCTCTTGCGTCAAGTGGCGGGGCGGCGTATGGCGGAAAGATATTTGGAAGGGTTGGAGGTGGGAGCGCTCAAAGAGGAGGTGCGTGGAGGAGAAGGACGAACCGCTGTGGTCTATTGTCCCAATGACCTTTTGGGAGCCTGGGACCGAGACAATTTGGGTCAATACAGTTTCTCCTGTGAGCCGGGTGGAGAATCGCAACGTTGGGAGGCTCTTAAACTGACCCTCAACGTCATTTACTTTAGTCTTACCGGGACCTATAAAAAAGATGCCATCCATCAACCTTTCATTGAGATGAAACTTGGATACTAAACAACCTTTCAAGGCGCATCTTCCTCTGTTGTTTCGAGCCTGCTTTTTGGTTCTTCTGATCATTTTGGCCGCCAAACCCACGCTGCTCCGTCCTGAAAAGGGAAGGTCAAATCAATGGGCGCTGTTGTTGGACACTTCAGCCAGTATGCGCGTCAAAGAAGGTGAGGAGCGATTGGCGCAAGCCAAGAAGGCCGTTCTGTCGTTGCTTAAAAATGAAAACAACCTTCATCCTTTTCAATTTTCCGATCAACTTTGGCCGGTTGAAAAGGACGATATTGAAAACCTAACTCCCACGGGGAAAATCAGTGATTTGGCTCAGGCTCTTTACAATTCGTTTCGAGAGGTGAAATACAAAGGAGCCCTTCTGTTCAGTGATGGACGTCATGTCGGCAAGGATGACCCCGTCACCATGGCGGCTACCTTGGGCGCGCCTTTGTTTCTTGTTGGGGTGGGGAACCCGACCTTGTTTAAAGATGTGTCCATCAAATCTGTGCAAAACCCTCCTTTTGTATTTAAAAATGTTCCCGCTTCTCTTTCGGTGACGTTGGGAGTGGTGGGATATCCGGGAATGGAATTGTCCGTTCAACTTCGAGAAGGGGAAAGGGTTCTGGCGGTTCAAAAAGTCCAGGTTCAAGAGGCTCGTTCGGAGACAACAGTGACATTTGGTTGGATTCCATCTTCGGTTGGGACCAAAACTTTGGTGGTGGACGTTGGGCAATACAAGGGGGAGGTCAGCACACTCAACAACCGAAGAGAAATTGTTTTGGATGTGGGCCGCGACAAGTTTCGTGTTCTTTACATTTGCGGCGAGCCGGGCCCTGAATATGGTTTTTTGCGGCATCAATTCAAGTCCGATCCAGCGGTGGAGCTGGTGACCTTTGTGATTTTGAGAAATGCCGGCAATTCAGTCAGTATTCCTGACGCAGAACTTTCGCTGATTCCCTTTCCCACGCAGGACGTCTTGATCAACCAGATGGCCACGTTCGATTTGGTCGTGTTTGAGGAATTCTCCTATCAACTCTACGGGCTTTCTCCCTCCTTGATCTATGCCATTCGACAAAAAGTGCAGGAGGGGGGCAGTTTCTTGTTGATGGGCGGACCGTTGACTTTTGGCGCGGGAAGTCCGTATGGGTTGCCCGGTATCCGTGAAATGATCCCTGTTGAATTCAACACAGCTGATGTGAAAGTCATCAACACGCCGGTGACTTTTCAAGTTAAAGCTCCCGATCACCCGATTCTTCGGCTGGACGCCAACAGCGACCGGAATAAAGAGATTTGGAAAAATTTGCCTGAGCTGGAAGGGGTCACTCAATTGCCAATGGCCAAAGCCGGGGCCACGGTGTTGGGAGTGGCGCGGATACAAAATCAAGAGACGCCGGTCTTAACCGTCTGGAAATATGGGAAAGGTCGCGTGGGGGCCTTGACCGCTCGCACCACCTGGCGGTGGTCCATGCTCAATTCAAATCCCATGGTTCCGGCTGATGTTTATCAACGGTTTTGGAAGAACATGGTTCTTTGGTTGACTCATTCGGATGAATTCAAAGCGGTTCGTTTGGGTTTGGGAAAAAAAGTGGCCCATCCCCATGAAAAAAGTGTTTTGCGCGTGTGGGTTTTTGATGATTATTTCAAGCCAGTGTCGGATGTTGATGTCCAAATACAGTTGACGGCGCCTGATGGAGAAAAACTTGATCTGAAACCAATTTCAGAAACCAGCGGCGTGTTCGTCACCGAATTTAAACCTGAAGTGTTGGGCATTCACAGAGCGCAAGTGTGGGTGAAAAGAGCCGGAAAGCGGTTTGGAGGGGA is a genomic window of Elusimicrobiota bacterium containing:
- the hybG gene encoding Hydrogenase maturation factor HybG is translated as MCLAIPGKIVEVRERASLLGRTGRVDFGGIIKEVNLAYVPEAQEGDYVIVHVGFAISTVDPVEAARVFEYLKQMDELGELNEREGT
- the thlA gene encoding Acetyl-CoA acetyltransferase; protein product: MNNISKKKIVLCSGLRTAIGHLSKSLAKIAPEDLMGRVIRELIKRSKLDPSHVDGVIVGWVGQGSHAPNIARIAALKAGRLPEKAHAMTIQENCVSGMEAVSSAARHIIMGEGDLYIAGGTESMSTFPYAIRGPRSAKSLRSLEALKENWANVWNDPEVNITDTMEEGLTDPIRHLNMAATAEVAAQMFGISRDMQDNYAHETFKRCYEGQIKGFYKTHVMPVVETGQTLLEEDEYVMLRKNLIQKPEMIKKAPVLFNSEAFTIKDFYEKYGEHIKGVSYNDQARATVTLFNSCARSDGAAAVIVTSEDMAKDLGLEILGEIVSWSYYGIDPAHMGIAPAFATQTALDKAGLKFPDIDQVELHEAFAATCLSIFHVGKKQFNQDWQKLWEQKMLNPHGGSIALGHPLAATGTRILLNLIYALKQNPQSEWGLATACAAGGIGGAMIIKKVA
- the hypE gene encoding Carbamoyl dehydratase HypE, translating into MSLLKDFTLACPLPIHQYPKVLMAHGGGGRLMNQMIEKMFANVFDNDFLKQRHDSAVFNVNKGRMAFTTDSFVVSPLFFPGGDIGELAVNGTVNDLAMSGARPLYLSAGFILEEGLPMETLWKIIQSMNKAAREAGAQIITGDTKVVDHGKGDGIFINTSGVGVIEHPGSIGPSEVQGGDVLILNGDLGRHGMAIMAVREGLEFESAIESDTAPLSGLVLELLSQGVSLHCLRDLTRGGLASALNEIATASGLSLMLEQSAIPVREDVRAACEMLGLDPLYVANEGRFVAFVPAAQVDQTLKIMRAHPQGQGACVVGQVTPQPGSLVTLKSPLGLSRIVDMLSGEQLPRIC
- the hypD gene encoding Hydrogenase maturation factor HypD, giving the protein MEVCGGQTHSIVKFSLDEMIPSKIRLIHGPGCPVCVTPLELIDKAISIAARPDVIFCSFGDMLRVPGTSKDLLSVKAEGGDIRFVYSPMDALKIAQDRPDRQVVFFAVGFETTAPANAMAVYQAKALGIQNFSLLVSHVLVPPAMETILSSPQNQVQGFLAAGHVCTVMGTAEYIPLAQKYRVPIVVTGFEPVDILEGISMCVRQLEEGRFEVENQYARSVRAEGNRPAQELVQKIFQVIPRSWRGLGEIPLSGLGLSADYMEFDAERRFDVGHVRAKESPDCISGLVLQGIKKPLECAAFANACTPDHPLGAPMVSSEGACAAYYRYRNRNDSVESSPRQSFGRGPGFLVCKNLDPGQKACRDDGTKKFTVDRR
- the hypF gene encoding Carbamoyltransferase HypF, with product MIEVEGEANRIDIFVQRVRQDCPASAEIQTLDSVDCSPKGFSSFEIRPSEEGGAKTVWVVPDLATCALCREEVLDPKQRRYRYPFTNCASCGPRFSLVESLPYDRNHTTMKRFPLCAECRQEYQDPADRRFHAQPIACAACGPHLELWDGNGRSIRSRESALLEAARAIQEGHIVAVKGLGGFQLMVDATNTHAIQKLRARKHRPEKPFAVMFPELTSLTEECEVSLEEKRLFLSATSPIVLVKRKRWALPSILAPENPWLGALLPTTPLHVLLLKALGVPVVATSGNLSEEPICTDEHEALTRLKDVADFFLVHNRGIVQAMDDSVAKVVMGRVQVLRGARGYAPLKIPLEKEGPALLAVGGHLKNTLALMVGHSIVASQHLGDLDSEPALKNFQKTQKLFFDLYQFNPQVVVCDSHPDYLSTHQAEQMNIPVIKVQHHHTHIVSCMAEHRLEGPVLGVSWDGSGHGGDGSLWGGEFLCATRSGYERVGFFRRFRLPGGEQAVHEPRRAALGVLYEIFGREVLAKRELMGPHVFSQTEWRTLVSLLMGRVNSPQTSSVGRLFDAVASIVNLRHKCSFEGQAALALESVAMHQLAEPYPFLLNKGKEGLYEVDWEPLVLNILSDLKDGRPVGVLSRRFHQTLAKIILEVAKHVGEKRVVLSGGCFQNGLLLEQASDCLQGEGYDVYWPSRIPPNDGGLSIGQAAIAAKLMSGLGMTV
- the ravA gene encoding ATPase RavA; amino-acid sequence: MPSSQLSDKELAEKVIAAEKSIRSQISKVIVGQDQIVQELLLSIFVEGHCLIVGVPGLAKTLLVSTLAKTLDLAFNRVQFTPDLMPSDITGTEVIQEDKNTRERHFRFIQGPIFANVVLADEINRTPPKTQAALLQAMQERKVTVGGVTHLLPDPFFVLATQNPIEQEGTYPLPEAQLDRFLFQINIGYPSLAEEKEVVMKTTQADQVAPSPVLNDKEIKAMQSIVRRVPVADSVVDYAVRLVRSTRPQEEHSPHITKKWVGWGAGPRASQSLILAAKARALLTGQLTPSIEDVRALAHPVLRHRVVLSFQAQAENISTDQVLSELLKLVSS